The genome window TGAACAATTTTACAGGAAATTGTGCATTTAGAATGAACGATTTTAGCGGAAATTGTGCATTCAGAATGAACGATTTTCTTATATTGATCTATCAAAAACCAATTTGCTTTCAAAGTATGAGCTTAACCGACCGTAATTCAATAGCCTCTGTCCTCCTTGAGCAGAGGACCTCTTTTTTAAGAAAATCCGGAGGTGTTACCAGAACTGTTCTGCAAAAAGTAGAACGCTATAAGCCATTGCCGCATACGGTTGTAATTACTGGTCTGCGGCGTACCGGCAAATCAACCTTACTCCGTCAGATCGCATCCGCTTATTATCATAATGAGGATTTCCACTACATAAATTTTGAAGATGAACGCCTGATAGGTTTTCCGGCAGAGCGATTCAATGAACTTTATGAGATTTTAACAGGCCAGTTTGGTCAGAGGAGAACCTTTCTGATTGATGAGATTCAGAACGTTCCGGGATTTGAACGTTTTGTCAGAAGATTTCTGGATGACGGATATAAATTCTATATAACCGGTTCAAGCGCAAATCTGCTCAGCCGTGAAATTGGCACAAAACTTACCGGACGCCACGCAGATGTAACTGTTTACCCGTTTTCCTTTCCGGAATATCTGAAATTTTCCGGTATCAGTGAAGGCATGGGCACTGTATATACAACAAAGGAAAGGGCCGTGCTGAAATCAGCCTTTGACAGTTATCTGACGGAAGGAGGCATGCCGGAATTTATGACATATAAAGAGTATGATATTCTCACCCGGACTTATGAGGATGTTGTTATTAAGGATATCGCCCTCAGATACGGACTTTCGAATCCGATGGAGCTTCGGGAGCTCTTTCAGTATTTGATTACCAATTTTGGAAGCCGTTTCAGTTATACAAGATTAAAAAACTCTCTGGGCTTCGGAAGCGTGAATACCGTTAAATCCTATATACACTCACTCACCGAAACCTACTTTGCGGCGGTCATTAGCAAATTCGATTACAGCATCAGGAAGCAGATCAGCAACGAAAAGAAACTCTATGTTGCAGACAATGGATTTATCCCCCGTATATCTCTTAAAGTAACCAGGGATTACGGACGGCTTCTTGAAAATCTTGTTCATAATGAACTGGCAAGAAGGGGCAGCGTATATTATTTTGCAGATGGAAAAAGTGAATGCGACTTTATTCTTCAGCAGGAGGGGAGTATAAACGGATGTTTTCAGGTAAGCTGGAATATTACTCCGGACAATCAGGAACGGGAATATAACGGACTAATCAATGCGCTTGAGTTTTTTGGACACTCAGAGGGAACAATACTTACTTCTGATCAGGAGTACGAATACAGTCAGAATGGAAAAACGATACATGTTTATCCGGTTTGGAAATGGCTGCTGAGTGAACGATGAAGATTTAATCAGCTGATACGAAAGTCAGATGAATTACTTTTAGAAAGTTACCTTTCTATAATTATTCCTCTTCGAAATAGTCATTATCAATTTTCTTTAGTTCAAAAGTTCTCTCTACTGAGCATCCGATATTGTAGTCAATCATTAGTTGTGAAAGCTTCTCCCCGTCAATAAGAACGATCTTGGTCTCATTTTTAGGGTTATA of Ignavibacteriales bacterium contains these proteins:
- a CDS encoding ATP-binding protein, which translates into the protein MSLTDRNSIASVLLEQRTSFLRKSGGVTRTVLQKVERYKPLPHTVVITGLRRTGKSTLLRQIASAYYHNEDFHYINFEDERLIGFPAERFNELYEILTGQFGQRRTFLIDEIQNVPGFERFVRRFLDDGYKFYITGSSANLLSREIGTKLTGRHADVTVYPFSFPEYLKFSGISEGMGTVYTTKERAVLKSAFDSYLTEGGMPEFMTYKEYDILTRTYEDVVIKDIALRYGLSNPMELRELFQYLITNFGSRFSYTRLKNSLGFGSVNTVKSYIHSLTETYFAAVISKFDYSIRKQISNEKKLYVADNGFIPRISLKVTRDYGRLLENLVHNELARRGSVYYFADGKSECDFILQQEGSINGCFQVSWNITPDNQEREYNGLINALEFFGHSEGTILTSDQEYEYSQNGKTIHVYPVWKWLLSER